GTTCCTAAATTGTCTCGAAAGTTCGTGCAGTGTTTAGTCTCATTTAACATTATGGAAGTTTTCACGACCACTACATTCAAACTGGCATTCATTCAGCTATAGTGTACATTGTCCATCTGAATGGTACTTTGAATCTGTCACAAATCATGTACTGCTCTgctgtacaaattcgggacAAGTACATTTGTTAACGTAGCAGTATATTTGTTAACGTAACAGAACAGTAGTACATCTTAGCTGTACATAGTACTGTCATTACGTTCAAAATTCAGCAATTACGTACAATATACAGATATGCTGAAAACTAATGTTCAGCTGTGTAGTAAAAAGAACTGCACGGGTACCAtacccaaatattttttttataggtgAAGTAAGTCACAACTTTTCATCCGTGCGGCGTGAATGacagttttattttcttgcCCATGGACTGAACTAgagtttttttctttgcaactgtcactttgtgtTGGTTTTGAACATGTGAAACTAAATGATGTGTAGTGTAAGTTTCACACGGATAGGATCaattagttattttcctaaaggTTTTTTTCAGCAAACGAGTCCGAGGCGAGGCGTTTCATAAACGATGTACGCAGCGAAGTtaggaaaaattttgtgttcatcTAGGGGAAATTCTAACTCTAgcgaattacggccctcgcttggGGCAGAAAACTTTCGCTAtggttggaatttcctattttatcCCCTTGGtaacaaataaccatttcatgCCGATGGCCTAattcacgagaaaaattctgacaTTTATGAccaaggcatgaaaataaTGCCCAAGTTTATCGTGTCTCTGTTGACTTTGCAATGAAAAGCGcgtaaaaaaactttctttcacCAAGGAATTCGCGGAAACCAAAGGTTATGCAGCTACGGAAAAAGAGAGACGTCTCTATGGATGAGTTTAACAAGAACTATGATCCGAATAAGCCGACAAAAATCATAATCCATGGATGGCGATCAAATACAAACAGTGATACCGTGCAGAACATAAAGGACGCATATTTACAGAAGTACGACGTCAATGTTATAGGTCGGTAAAATGGGTTAGGGCTGTTAATGTTAAGTGGAGCGTTCTTTATATTGGAATAGTTAAATACAGAAAGAGGACGAGTCACACTAGtgatttataagaaaaatgaaatttcactcATTCAGCTCCGTTCTATTAAATTTCTATTGATATATTCCTTCAGACTATTTGACGCGGAgtgaaacgaatgaaattttatttttcctatgATTCGCCAACGTGTCATGTTCCTTTTTCTGATATTTACTATTCGTTTGGAATCTAGGTTAACTGATTAGATCAAAATCTAACAATTTGCAAATCaattaaccgaaaattgtTATCAAAATTGTGACGAATTTTATCAGTTCCGAATGAGGAATGTCACTTTTCCAAATTCGATCGTTATCGACTTTGTTATCTATCCAGCTGTTGATTGGGCGAACGTAGCCTCGAATATCTATTACTTTACACCTGCAACGCAAACTCGAGACGTCGGACGATATGTGTCGGAGCTCATCTATTACTTGATAACGGACCGAGGAACCGacgtaaataaaattcacatcaTTGGGTGAGTGAAACGTTGCTGAAGCATTTCATAATCTCCGTAATATTTCCCCAAACTAAAAACAGACATAGCCTTGGTGCGCACGCAGCAGGTTTTGCTGGGTCGTTTATTCAGCCCACAAAATTAGCTCGAATAACAGGCCTGGATCCTGCGAGTCCGAAATTTGATGGGACGGGTGGGGATAACAGACTCGATACATCTGATGCGAATTTTGTCGATGTAATACATTCCTGCGGTGGGATTCTGGGCATTAAACAACCTATCGGTCACGTCGACTTTTTCCCCAACAACGGCGAAggtaaaaattgaagaaatttggttgttgttttaAGCAGTTT
The sequence above is drawn from the Bradysia coprophila strain Holo2 unplaced genomic scaffold, BU_Bcop_v1 contig_200, whole genome shotgun sequence genome and encodes:
- the LOC119075373 gene encoding phospholipase A1, with the translated sequence MCRNGLFINSLILCVALSVANAQNYTNYDENYGKTWMYFPDGDGVPQVVYLTEAPVGTSRSLSVKSRTNFELYTRNSRKPKVMQLRKKRDVSMDEFNKNYDPNKPTKIIIHGWRSNTNSDTVQNIKDAYLQKYDVNVIAVDWANVASNIYYFTPATQTRDVGRYVSELIYYLITDRGTDVNKIHIIGHSLGAHAAGFAGSFIQPTKLARITGLDPASPKFDGTGGDNRLDTSDANFVDVIHSCGGILGIKQPIGHVDFFPNNGEAVQPGCNGVQEVMEACSHGRAHKFYAESINSSKGFYGYACDSFVLFLQGKCPSKKMIMGDQTPSTARGIYYLQTSGASPFALGNIF